The window CTTCTGTTTCAAAACAAACTTACTGCTTTTCTTCCAGCACCAGAATCAATGCCTCATCGGCCAATTGATCGAGGCTCATGCTGCCGCCTGCGCGAAACCAGGTGGTGGTCCAGGACAACGCCCCGGTCAGAAAACGGCGGGTAATGAACACATCGCCGCGAATAAAACCGGCCTGCTTGGCTTCGCCCAGCACCTGAAGCCAGAGTTCTTCATAAATGTCGCGCAGCGCCAGCACTTGCGCCTGCCCGTCTGCGGACAGCGAGCGCCACTCATATACCAATACCGCCATGGCCTCGCCGCTGCCGCCCATGATCGACTGCAATTCACAACGAATCAGCGCCAGTACCCGCTCGCGCACACTGCCGGCTTCGGCCAGGGCTGCACGCATCAACGCAGTGTTATAGCGAATAGTTTCTTCCATCACCGCCCGCAGGATCTCGTCCTTGCTTTTGAAGTGATGGAAAATGCTGCCGGACTGAATCCCCACGGCGCCGGCCAGATCGCGCACGGTGGTGCGTTCGTAACCTTTGTTGC of the Pseudomonas frederiksbergensis genome contains:
- a CDS encoding TetR/AcrR family transcriptional regulator — its product is MDEQKALRVMRELVDSGQLTDPDSARGKLLQVAAHLFRNKGYERTTVRDLAGAVGIQSGSIFHHFKSKDEILRAVMEETIRYNTALMRAALAEAGSVRERVLALIRCELQSIMGGSGEAMAVLVYEWRSLSADGQAQVLALRDIYEELWLQVLGEAKQAGFIRGDVFITRRFLTGALSWTTTWFRAGGSMSLDQLADEALILVLEEKQ